In Pleuronectes platessa chromosome 4, fPlePla1.1, whole genome shotgun sequence, the following proteins share a genomic window:
- the LOC128438617 gene encoding uncharacterized protein LOC128438617 isoform X1: MALSKKRKCHFTEQIQKEFPFIRPCRPGQDDTVVHCTLCQSSFSIASGGRYSVVEHQQTKKHKKGLTANALTPTITTFYKKTEPSQKEFELAVQEGILAYHTMKHNHSYRSMDCTAQLTKKLYEPKFSCGRTKGEAIVNNVFAPWATNMVRQDLEQVEFVSLSIDSSNHGHLKLLPLIVRYCKANDGSMSIETKLLDFVELKGEKAEELAAEIMVVIEKFSLENKVVAFSADNTNTNFGGLNRVGRINVHTKVKNALQREVIGLGCPAHIIHNATRTAMDTLPIDVEYLLTKIFGYFHIYTVRVERLKSFCEFVGQEYQKILGHSNVRWLSMLPALERVLKMYAPLKAFFLSEEKCPVVLRRMFEDPLTELWLAFAHGNLAIFSETIKKLEGQDRCAVESAAILREVEIKLTARRDDSFIPVLARGLLGELVENAAITRENFLNTTQSFFTMAVNYLQAWGKHTDNLNDLHCLLLKNKPLREEIQKATATLQEKCPNVKIKEDDLFDEVSALHEFLKGESLLKWREIETPLSQRWSTVFTHFKENDIPHTNLARLVSVVMCLPGSNAPVERVFSQMNDIWTDSRNRFTVPSIKAILIVKTNINLLCDKFMEMLAKDRAIQKKIHSSEKYANQVRRGRERKWE, from the coding sequence ATGGCTCTTTCAAAGAAGCGCAAATGCcattttacagaacaaatccAGAAAGAATTTCCATTTATACGCCCCTGTCGCCCAGGCCAAGACGACACAGTGGTCCACTGCACCCTTTGCCAGTCTTCTTTTTCAATTGCCAGTGGGGGGAGATATTCTGTGGTGGAGCATcagcagacaaaaaaacataaaaaaggtcTGACTGCCAATGCTCTTACGCCCACTATCACCACATTCTATAAGAAGACAGAGCCTTCCCAAAAGGAGTTCGAGTTAGCTGTGCAGGAGGGCATCTTGGCGTACCACACTATGAAACACAATCATAGTTACCGATCTATGGACTGCACAGCACAACTGACAAAGAAGCTTTATGAGCCAAAGTTTTCCTGTGGCCGGACCAAAGGTGAAGCCATAGTGAATAACGTCTTCGCACCATGGGCAACCAATATGGTAAGACAGGACCTAGAGCAGGTTGAATTTGTTTCCCTGTCCATTGATTCATCCAATCATGGACATTTGAAGCTGCTGCCATTAATCGTCAGGTATTGCAAAGCAAATGATGGCAGCATGTCCATAGAAACAAAATTGCTTGATTTTGTTGAACTTAAAGGAGAAAAGGCAGAGGAACTTGCAGCTGAGATCATGGTGGTGATTGAAAAATTCTCCCTGGAAAATAAAGTAGTGGCATTCTCTGCCGACAATACAAACACCAACTTTGGCGGGCTGAATAGGGTGGGGAGAATCAACGTCCACACCAAAGTGAAAAATGCACTGCAGCGGGAGGTGATTGGCCTGGGTTGTCCTGCCCACATCATCCATAATGCAACCAGAACAGCTATGGATACCCTTCCCATCGATGTAGAGTACCTGCTCACAAAGATATTCGggtattttcatatttacactgttagAGTGGAAAGATTGAAGAGCTTTTGTGAATTTGTTGGCCAAGAGTATCAAAAAATCTTAGGACACAGCAACGTTCGCTGGCTGTCCATGCTCCCTGCTCTAGAAAGAGTGCTTAAAATGTATGCACCACTTAaagccttttttctttctgaagaGAAATGCCCTGTTGTCTTGCGAAGAATGTTTGAAGATCCACTGACTGAACTGTGGCTTGCCTTTGCCCATGGAAACCTGGCCATATTTAGTGAAACAATCAAGAAGCTTGAAGGCCAGGACCGCTGTGCTGTGGAGTCAGCTGCAATCCTGAGAGAGGTGGAGATAAAATTGACAGCAAGACGTGACGACAGCTTCATTCCAGTACTGGCCAGAGGACTACTGGGAGAGCTCGTGGAAAATGCAGCAATTACTAGAGAAAACTTTCTCAATACAACTCAGTCTTTCTTCACAATGGCTGTGAACTACTTGCAAGCTTGGGGAAAGCATACAGACAATTTAAATGACTTGCACTGtctccttttaaaaaataaacctctGCGCGAAGAGATCCAGAAGGCAACAGCCACACTGCAGGAAAAGTGCCCCAATGTGAAAATCAAAGAAGATGatttgtttgatgaggtttctgCCCTGCACGAGTTCCTAAAGGGGGAATCACTCTTGAAATGGAGAGAGATTGAGACACCACTCAGTCAGAGATGGAGCACAGTATTTACTCATTTCAAAGAAAATGACATCCCGCACACTAACCTGGCAAGATTAGTGTCTGTTGTCATGTGCTTACCCGGCAGTAATGCACCAGTAGAGAGGGTGTTCTCTCAAATGAATGACATATGGACAGACAGCAGAAATAGGTTCACTGTTCCTTCCATCAAGGCCATACTTATTGTAAAGACAAACATCAACCTCCTTTGTGATAAGTTTATGGAGATGCTGGCCAAAGACAGAGCCATCCAGAAGAAAATACATTCTTCTGAGAAATATGCAAATCAGgtaaggagagggagggagagaaagtgggaatga
- the b3galt8 gene encoding beta-1,3-galactosyltransferase 2: protein MRKCQSWRLVKLLTVSAVLVLSAQILVGVLSKEQVKTSPLSEQEHRLLSPHSYQYVLNQPLCRDTSPFLLFLVPVAPQDNAAREAIRKTWGAPGQDTLTVFYMGVPEGGQGSSLQDKLEEESREHADIIQMNFLDSYQNLTIKTVMMMNWAATHCPRASYVMKVDSDIFVNVFHLLRWLRSCPRQAFITGSVINDGRPRRDIYSKWYVSEEEYPEDSFPPYVSGAGYVLSADLAARISWASRFVRMISMEDVYLGLCLRVLGVRPVYALSLPTLRNLFEIRDLEYDRCTFTKLLIVNGFKASKLLQVWQDFSKGRSSC, encoded by the coding sequence ATGAGGAAATGTCAGTCGTGGAGGTTAGTGAAGTTACTCACCGTGTCCGCTGTGCTCGTCCTGTCGGCTCAGATCTTAGTCGGTGTCCTGAGTAAAGAGCAGGTAAAGACAAGCCCCCTGTCAGAGCAGGAGCACCGGCTCCTGTCCCCCCACTCATACCAGTACGTACTCAACCAGCCTCTGTGCAGGGACACCAgccccttcctgctcttcctggTCCCAGTTGCTCCACAGGACAATGCAGCGAGGGAGGCAATCAGGAAAACATGGGGAGCTCCAGGTCAGGACACCCTCACTGTCTTCTATATGGGGGTCCCCGAGGGGGGGCAGGGATCCAGCCTCCAGgacaagctggaggaggagagcagggaaCATGCAGACATCATCCAGATGAACTTCCTGGACAGCTACCAGAATCTGACAATCAaaactgtgatgatgatgaactgGGCTGCGACCCACTGCCCCAGAGCCTCCTACGTCATGAAGGTGGACTCGGACATCTTTGTGAACGTGTTCCACCTCCTGCGGTGGCTGAGGAGCTGCCCACGTCAGGCCTTCATCACAGGGTCAGTGATAAACGATGGCAGGCCGAGGAGGGACATTTACAGTAAGTGGTATGTGTCAGAGGAGGAGTACCCTGAAGACAGCTTCCCCCCGTATGTATCTGGAGCTGGGTATGTCCTCTCTGCAGACCTGGCCGCCAGGATCTCCTGGGCCTCCAGGTTCGTACGCATGATCTCAATGGAGGACGTGTACTTGGGGTTGTGTCTGCGTGTGCTGGGGGTCCGGCCTGTGTATGCCCTCAGCCTGCCCACCCTCAGGAATCTCTTTGAAATCAGAGACTTGGAGTATGACAGGTGCACCTTCACCAAACTCCTCATTGTGAACGGGTTCAAGGCGTCAAAGCTGCTGCAGGTCTGGCAGGATTTCTCCAAAGGACGCAGCAGCTGCTGA
- the LOC128438617 gene encoding uncharacterized protein LOC128438617 isoform X2 encodes MALSKKRKCHFTEQIQKEFPFIRPCRPGQDDTVVHCTLCQSSFSIASGGRYSVVEHQQTKKHKKGLTANALTPTITTFYKKTEPSQKEFELAVQEGILAYHTMKHNHSYRSMDCTAQLTKKLYEPKFSCGRTKGEAIVNNVFAPWATNMVRQDLEQVEFVSLSIDSSNHGHLKLLPLIVRYCKANDGSMSIETKLLDFVELKGEKAEELAAEIMVVIEKFSLENKVVAFSADNTNTNFGGLNRVGRINVHTKVKNALQREVIGLGCPAHIIHNATRTAMDTLPIDVEYLLTKIFGYFHIYTVRVERLKSFCEFVGQEYQKILGHSNVRWLSMLPALERVLKMYAPLKAFFLSEEKCPVVLRRMFEDPLTELWLAFAHGNLAIFSETIKKLEGQDRCAVESAAILREVEIKLTARRDDSFIPVLARGLLGELVENAAITRENFLNTTQSFFTMAVNYLQAWGKHTDNLNDLHCLLLKNKPLREEIQKATATLQEKCPNVKIKEDDLFDEVSALHEFLKGESLLKWREIETPLSQRWSTVFTHFKENDIPHTNLARLVSVVMCLPGSNAPVERVFSQMNDIWTDSRNRFTVPSIKAILIVKTNINLLCDKFMEMLAKDRAIQKKIHSSEKYANQAPEAEVDE; translated from the exons ATGGCTCTTTCAAAGAAGCGCAAATGCcattttacagaacaaatccAGAAAGAATTTCCATTTATACGCCCCTGTCGCCCAGGCCAAGACGACACAGTGGTCCACTGCACCCTTTGCCAGTCTTCTTTTTCAATTGCCAGTGGGGGGAGATATTCTGTGGTGGAGCATcagcagacaaaaaaacataaaaaaggtcTGACTGCCAATGCTCTTACGCCCACTATCACCACATTCTATAAGAAGACAGAGCCTTCCCAAAAGGAGTTCGAGTTAGCTGTGCAGGAGGGCATCTTGGCGTACCACACTATGAAACACAATCATAGTTACCGATCTATGGACTGCACAGCACAACTGACAAAGAAGCTTTATGAGCCAAAGTTTTCCTGTGGCCGGACCAAAGGTGAAGCCATAGTGAATAACGTCTTCGCACCATGGGCAACCAATATGGTAAGACAGGACCTAGAGCAGGTTGAATTTGTTTCCCTGTCCATTGATTCATCCAATCATGGACATTTGAAGCTGCTGCCATTAATCGTCAGGTATTGCAAAGCAAATGATGGCAGCATGTCCATAGAAACAAAATTGCTTGATTTTGTTGAACTTAAAGGAGAAAAGGCAGAGGAACTTGCAGCTGAGATCATGGTGGTGATTGAAAAATTCTCCCTGGAAAATAAAGTAGTGGCATTCTCTGCCGACAATACAAACACCAACTTTGGCGGGCTGAATAGGGTGGGGAGAATCAACGTCCACACCAAAGTGAAAAATGCACTGCAGCGGGAGGTGATTGGCCTGGGTTGTCCTGCCCACATCATCCATAATGCAACCAGAACAGCTATGGATACCCTTCCCATCGATGTAGAGTACCTGCTCACAAAGATATTCGggtattttcatatttacactgttagAGTGGAAAGATTGAAGAGCTTTTGTGAATTTGTTGGCCAAGAGTATCAAAAAATCTTAGGACACAGCAACGTTCGCTGGCTGTCCATGCTCCCTGCTCTAGAAAGAGTGCTTAAAATGTATGCACCACTTAaagccttttttctttctgaagaGAAATGCCCTGTTGTCTTGCGAAGAATGTTTGAAGATCCACTGACTGAACTGTGGCTTGCCTTTGCCCATGGAAACCTGGCCATATTTAGTGAAACAATCAAGAAGCTTGAAGGCCAGGACCGCTGTGCTGTGGAGTCAGCTGCAATCCTGAGAGAGGTGGAGATAAAATTGACAGCAAGACGTGACGACAGCTTCATTCCAGTACTGGCCAGAGGACTACTGGGAGAGCTCGTGGAAAATGCAGCAATTACTAGAGAAAACTTTCTCAATACAACTCAGTCTTTCTTCACAATGGCTGTGAACTACTTGCAAGCTTGGGGAAAGCATACAGACAATTTAAATGACTTGCACTGtctccttttaaaaaataaacctctGCGCGAAGAGATCCAGAAGGCAACAGCCACACTGCAGGAAAAGTGCCCCAATGTGAAAATCAAAGAAGATGatttgtttgatgaggtttctgCCCTGCACGAGTTCCTAAAGGGGGAATCACTCTTGAAATGGAGAGAGATTGAGACACCACTCAGTCAGAGATGGAGCACAGTATTTACTCATTTCAAAGAAAATGACATCCCGCACACTAACCTGGCAAGATTAGTGTCTGTTGTCATGTGCTTACCCGGCAGTAATGCACCAGTAGAGAGGGTGTTCTCTCAAATGAATGACATATGGACAGACAGCAGAAATAGGTTCACTGTTCCTTCCATCAAGGCCATACTTATTGTAAAGACAAACATCAACCTCCTTTGTGATAAGTTTATGGAGATGCTGGCCAAAGACAGAGCCATCCAGAAGAAAATACATTCTTCTGAGAAATATGCAAATCAG gctcctgagGCGGAGGTGGATGAATGA